Proteins found in one uncultured Desulfuromonas sp. genomic segment:
- the yhbY gene encoding ribosome assembly RNA-binding protein YhbY, whose product MPAVPLSGKQNRFLRGLGHHLNPVVLIGKDAVSQGVLDSVEEVLDQHELIKIKLLESCLVDRKDVAEHLRTNTGSAVVQILGRTILLFRATPENKIELPKK is encoded by the coding sequence ATGCCCGCAGTACCCCTGAGTGGAAAACAGAATCGCTTTCTCCGTGGCCTTGGCCACCACCTTAATCCGGTGGTTCTGATCGGCAAGGACGCCGTAAGCCAGGGCGTCCTTGATAGTGTTGAAGAGGTCCTCGACCAACATGAACTGATCAAAATCAAGCTGCTTGAAAGCTGCTTGGTGGATCGCAAAGACGTCGCCGAGCATCTCCGCACAAACACAGGCAGCGCCGTCGTCCAGATTCTCGGTCGCACCATTTTGTTGTTCCGGGCAACACCGGAAAACAAGATTGAGCTGCCGAAAAAATAA
- a CDS encoding acetoin utilization protein AcuC: protein MAEQFALIYSSRFSQYSYGDFHPFKVDRYRLTYELMEHCGLLAVPHVIQVECPEADEAALETFHRPDYLKTLASFSADDDVHANFFYGLGDVENPVFKGLYDWARLMCGGTLEAARLVCDFKARAAFSMAGGWHHAHAARASGFSYLNDAVVAINALLLQGKRVVYVDLDAHHGDGVQEAFYTTDQVMTISIHENGKDFYPYSGFVDEVGEGAGYGYSINIPLMPHSDDLIFEQAFSRIVLPLIESYCPDVLVTQLGADFMRTDPLTRLEGTTSFMEYAARRFLATGIPWVAVGGGGYHRLNVARAWTLLWATMIGHPVADALPENFLPTVTSLGEETLLLRDPPHLASPDDFSRAQQHLDKTCSYLERHIFPLFHLRAGGV from the coding sequence ATGGCAGAACAATTCGCACTTATTTATTCCAGTCGTTTCAGCCAGTATTCCTATGGGGACTTCCATCCCTTTAAGGTTGACCGCTATCGGCTGACTTATGAACTGATGGAACATTGTGGTTTATTGGCTGTTCCACACGTGATTCAGGTGGAATGTCCCGAGGCGGATGAAGCGGCTCTGGAGACGTTTCATCGGCCCGATTACCTGAAAACACTGGCATCTTTCAGCGCCGACGATGATGTCCATGCCAATTTTTTTTATGGCCTTGGTGATGTTGAGAACCCTGTTTTTAAAGGTTTATATGATTGGGCACGTTTGATGTGCGGTGGCACTCTGGAAGCTGCCCGCCTGGTGTGCGATTTCAAGGCGCGCGCCGCGTTCAGTATGGCCGGTGGCTGGCACCATGCCCATGCCGCCCGCGCTTCCGGGTTCAGTTATCTCAATGATGCCGTGGTGGCGATCAACGCGCTGTTGCTTCAGGGTAAGCGGGTGGTTTATGTCGACCTTGATGCGCATCACGGTGATGGTGTTCAGGAAGCGTTTTATACCACAGATCAGGTGATGACCATCTCAATCCATGAAAACGGTAAAGACTTTTATCCGTATTCCGGATTTGTTGATGAAGTGGGTGAGGGGGCCGGTTATGGTTATTCCATTAATATTCCTCTGATGCCCCATTCCGATGATTTGATTTTTGAGCAGGCGTTTTCCCGTATTGTTTTGCCGTTGATTGAGTCCTATTGTCCAGATGTGCTGGTGACCCAGTTGGGTGCGGATTTTATGCGCACCGATCCGTTGACCCGTCTGGAAGGAACCACGTCCTTTATGGAATACGCCGCCCGCCGGTTTTTAGCAACCGGCATCCCCTGGGTGGCTGTGGGCGGTGGTGGTTATCATCGGCTCAATGTCGCTCGGGCGTGGACATTGCTGTGGGCAACCATGATTGGTCACCCTGTCGCAGATGCCTTGCCGGAGAACTTTTTGCCCACGGTTACGTCCCTTGGCGAGGAGACGTTATTACTGCGCGACCCGCCCCATCTGGCGTCGCCGGATGATTTTTCCCGCGCTCAGCAACATCTGGATAAAACCTGCTCATATCTGGAAAGACATATTTTCCCCCTGTTTCATTTGCGGGCGGGAGGTGTCTGA
- a CDS encoding outer membrane protein transport protein — translation MKLLVTAVVLALMMPGWVSAAGFHIREQGSKAMGMANAFAAQADDPSAVFYNPAGIAFQTGTQVSLGVTVINVPETEFRGTTKLGDVASGLGVVQQVDTEARDDIFFPPNFYMTTRKEGSPWAFGIGIGSLYPLAKRWDTTSPFRDEIKEIAIKPINVNPTVAYLFESINLGVAVGIDYTYADVWLEKSGCVDAYALGAVPVPGLTAVQLGELELEADGDGWGYNFGLLWQPLETLSFGIAYRSEIELDFDGDADYQITSAGQSVYGAPPLSYTDSIYSTGAETEIVLPDTWSFAVAWKPTSKLTVEFDADRFGWSSYDSLDILFDENTVLSDSLNRKDWNDVWAYRFGAQYAVTETLDLRVGYARDNTPVPNDTIGPELPDADRNNYTFGFGYHTDRAVFDFAYMWVDFDDRKVDNETQTGTYKSDAYLFAANLTYFF, via the coding sequence TTGAAATTATTGGTTACTGCTGTTGTCCTGGCATTGATGATGCCGGGTTGGGTGAGTGCGGCGGGTTTTCATATCCGCGAACAGGGGAGCAAGGCGATGGGAATGGCCAATGCCTTTGCTGCTCAGGCCGATGATCCTTCGGCTGTCTTTTACAATCCTGCCGGGATTGCCTTTCAAACCGGAACCCAGGTCAGTCTCGGGGTGACCGTCATCAACGTACCGGAAACGGAATTTCGTGGCACAACCAAGCTGGGTGATGTAGCAAGTGGCCTTGGTGTGGTGCAACAGGTGGATACCGAAGCGCGTGATGACATCTTTTTCCCGCCCAATTTTTATATGACGACGCGCAAGGAAGGTTCTCCCTGGGCGTTTGGGATCGGTATTGGATCACTTTACCCACTCGCAAAACGCTGGGATACCACCAGCCCATTTCGCGATGAGATTAAAGAAATTGCCATCAAGCCGATTAACGTCAATCCGACAGTGGCTTATCTGTTTGAATCAATCAATCTCGGTGTTGCTGTTGGTATCGATTATACCTACGCTGATGTGTGGCTTGAAAAGTCGGGTTGTGTCGATGCCTATGCGTTAGGGGCCGTGCCTGTTCCGGGTTTGACTGCCGTTCAATTGGGTGAGTTGGAGCTCGAAGCCGATGGCGATGGTTGGGGATATAACTTTGGTTTGTTGTGGCAGCCGTTGGAAACCTTGTCGTTTGGCATTGCCTATCGTAGTGAGATCGAACTGGATTTTGATGGTGATGCTGATTATCAGATCACCAGCGCAGGCCAGAGTGTTTATGGTGCTCCACCACTTTCCTACACAGATTCTATTTACAGCACAGGTGCTGAAACGGAAATCGTCCTGCCGGATACCTGGAGCTTTGCCGTGGCTTGGAAGCCAACCAGTAAGCTGACCGTAGAGTTCGATGCGGATCGCTTTGGTTGGAGCTCCTATGACAGTTTGGACATCCTGTTTGATGAAAATACCGTGCTGTCGGATTCTCTGAATCGTAAAGATTGGAACGATGTCTGGGCTTATCGCTTTGGTGCCCAGTATGCGGTGACAGAAACTCTTGATTTGCGTGTCGGCTATGCCCGTGACAACACTCCGGTACCCAATGATACCATTGGTCCTGAGCTTCCCGATGCCGACCGCAACAACTACACCTTTGGTTTCGGCTACCATACGGATCGGGCGGTGTTTGATTTTGCCTACATGTGGGTTGATTTCGATGATCGTAAAGTCGACAACGAGACTCAAACCGGTACATACAAAAGTGACGCTTATCTGTTTGCCGCCAATCTGACCTATTTTTTCTAA
- a CDS encoding RNA methyltransferase, translating to MRHFTPIVVLVEPRHPGNVGAVCRAMANFGVSQLRLVKSCDPFHPDAVKFSVGARPLLGQAEHFPDLAAALADVHHSVALTRRTGRLRGNLLPLEELSQRFQSVASQSRVAFVFGREDRGLTTQEVALCSQAATIETTDETGSLNLAQAVVVTLYELSRRQDRVGIVQRDQPTHDQFEPLFQQLDELVHRVGYVNPSRPEVIPTMLRRLLHQAAPDVAELNQLRGLINRLSESVQDWPGRRRG from the coding sequence ATGCGACACTTTACACCGATTGTTGTTCTTGTTGAGCCTCGGCACCCAGGTAATGTCGGTGCGGTTTGTCGGGCCATGGCTAATTTTGGTGTGTCGCAATTGCGGCTGGTTAAGTCCTGTGACCCCTTTCATCCCGATGCGGTTAAATTTTCTGTGGGAGCCCGTCCTTTATTGGGGCAGGCGGAACATTTCCCCGATTTGGCTGCGGCACTGGCTGATGTGCATCACAGTGTTGCACTAACACGGCGAACAGGGCGTCTGCGTGGCAACCTGTTACCCCTCGAAGAACTGTCACAACGCTTTCAATCTGTGGCGTCGCAAAGCCGTGTTGCTTTCGTGTTTGGTCGTGAAGACAGGGGATTGACGACACAGGAGGTTGCTCTGTGTTCCCAGGCCGCTACCATTGAAACCACTGACGAGACCGGATCGCTGAATCTGGCCCAAGCGGTGGTCGTCACTCTGTATGAACTGTCTCGCCGACAGGATCGGGTGGGTATAGTGCAACGGGATCAACCCACCCACGATCAGTTTGAGCCGTTGTTCCAGCAGCTCGATGAACTGGTGCACCGAGTGGGCTATGTCAATCCGAGTCGACCTGAAGTTATTCCGACGATGTTGAGACGGCTCCTGCATCAGGCGGCTCCTGACGTTGCTGAATTGAACCAGTTGCGAGGGCTCATTAATCGGCTGTCTGAAAGCGTTCAGGACTGGCCGGGCCGTCGTCGGGGGTGA
- the fabG gene encoding 3-oxoacyl-ACP reductase FabG, which translates to MVDPQRKIALVTGGSKGIGAAIAITLAQSGFDIWLNYRSDHDAATLVKNEIEQAGGQCLLLPFDVADIAACENALKPYLENATPFAIINNAGFAKDTLLALMSSQEWNDVISVHLGGFFNVTRQVLPQMLRKRCGRVINIVSTSGQTGVGGQTNYSAAKAGMIGATRSLAMEVAKRKILVNAVAPGFIETEMTEELPLDKILPMVPLGRIGKAQEVADMVDFLCSDKAEYITGQVFSVNGGACMP; encoded by the coding sequence ATGGTAGATCCACAACGTAAAATTGCACTGGTGACAGGAGGCAGCAAGGGGATTGGTGCTGCCATTGCAATCACGCTGGCGCAGTCCGGATTTGATATCTGGCTCAATTACCGTAGCGACCACGATGCGGCCACACTGGTTAAGAACGAAATTGAGCAGGCGGGTGGTCAGTGCCTGCTGCTGCCATTTGATGTGGCTGATATCGCGGCCTGTGAAAACGCGTTAAAGCCCTATCTCGAAAACGCGACCCCTTTTGCCATTATCAACAATGCCGGTTTTGCCAAGGACACCCTGTTGGCTCTGATGAGTTCTCAGGAGTGGAATGATGTGATTTCAGTGCATCTTGGCGGCTTTTTTAATGTGACCCGTCAGGTCTTGCCCCAGATGTTACGCAAGCGCTGTGGACGTGTCATCAATATCGTCTCCACCTCCGGTCAGACAGGTGTCGGCGGCCAGACCAATTACTCCGCCGCCAAAGCCGGGATGATTGGTGCGACCCGTTCTCTGGCGATGGAAGTGGCCAAGCGCAAGATTCTCGTGAATGCCGTTGCCCCGGGTTTTATCGAAACGGAAATGACCGAAGAGTTGCCGCTGGATAAAATTTTACCGATGGTTCCCCTTGGCCGAATTGGTAAAGCGCAGGAAGTGGCTGATATGGTCGATTTTCTATGTTCGGATAAAGCCGAATACATTACCGGTCAGGTGTTCTCCGTTAATGGCGGCGCCTGCATGCCGTAA
- a CDS encoding beta-ketoacyl-[acyl-carrier-protein] synthase family protein: MTTLNRVAITGIGIISCLGCDVDSVSDALRQGRSGIVVDEERKSLGFRSALTGRIDGFDGKKVLSRKERKSMPEFAVQAYAASRQALDMAALDEILVRSEDTGLIFGCDSSCLAAIEQVDLLRERQETKSIGSGQIFRSMTSCVTMNLNTLLGTKGACWSLSSACSSGGHAIGQAADLIAMGRQKRVICGGAQEINWQSMCSFDGLGAFSVREDEPSAASRPFSADRDGLVPSGGAAAVVLENYDDALQRGATILGEVVSYGFSSDGENLSVPSRGGLQRAMLQALQRANLQPQQVDYLCAHATSTPAGDVAEAENIKAVFGENSPLVSSLKSMTGHELWMSGAAQVVYCTLMARDGFIAANINFTEPDEAARGLRIVTQTLPHPPKTVLCNSAGFGGTNACLVLEFGQSH, encoded by the coding sequence ATGACGACATTGAATCGTGTAGCTATAACCGGTATCGGGATTATTTCGTGCCTCGGCTGTGATGTCGATAGTGTTAGTGACGCCTTGCGCCAGGGCCGTTCCGGAATCGTTGTGGACGAGGAGCGTAAGTCGCTCGGGTTTCGCAGTGCGCTCACTGGCCGTATTGACGGGTTTGACGGCAAAAAGGTTTTGTCGCGCAAGGAGCGCAAAAGTATGCCGGAGTTCGCTGTTCAGGCGTATGCGGCCAGCCGTCAGGCGTTGGACATGGCGGCTCTTGATGAAATCCTGGTGCGCAGCGAAGATACCGGTTTGATTTTCGGCTGTGACTCAAGTTGTCTGGCCGCCATTGAACAAGTTGATCTGTTGCGCGAGCGTCAGGAAACCAAATCTATCGGCAGTGGGCAGATATTTCGTTCCATGACCTCCTGCGTGACGATGAATCTCAATACGTTGCTGGGCACCAAAGGAGCCTGCTGGTCACTGAGCTCGGCCTGTTCCAGTGGCGGGCATGCCATCGGTCAGGCCGCAGACCTGATTGCCATGGGGCGTCAAAAGCGAGTAATTTGCGGTGGTGCGCAGGAGATCAACTGGCAATCCATGTGCAGTTTTGATGGCCTTGGAGCGTTTTCAGTGCGCGAAGATGAACCGAGTGCGGCGTCTCGTCCTTTTTCCGCAGACCGCGATGGTTTAGTCCCCAGCGGCGGCGCGGCAGCAGTGGTGCTGGAGAATTATGACGATGCCCTGCAGCGTGGTGCTACGATTCTCGGCGAGGTTGTCTCCTACGGTTTTTCATCCGATGGTGAAAACCTTTCCGTTCCCAGCCGTGGTGGCTTGCAGCGCGCCATGCTTCAGGCTTTGCAGCGGGCCAATCTTCAACCGCAACAGGTCGATTATCTGTGTGCACATGCCACCTCGACCCCGGCTGGCGATGTTGCTGAAGCGGAAAATATCAAGGCGGTATTTGGTGAAAACAGCCCGCTGGTTTCGTCATTGAAGTCGATGACCGGTCATGAGCTGTGGATGTCCGGTGCCGCACAGGTGGTGTATTGCACCCTGATGGCCCGCGACGGCTTTATTGCCGCGAATATCAATTTTACGGAACCGGATGAGGCGGCCAGAGGGTTACGTATTGTAACGCAGACGTTGCCCCATCCACCCAAGACGGTGCTGTGCAACTCGGCTGGCTTTGGCGGGACCAATGCGTGTCTGGTTCTGGAATTTGGGCAAAGCCATTGA
- a CDS encoding NAD(P)/FAD-dependent oxidoreductase, translating to MNYDAVIVGGGISGATCALVLSRFGWRVAVVEREAHVTPLLRGFSRHGVHHDTGFHYAGGLGKGEVLDRFLGFLGLSRKVELYPFKKQGFDRIIDRSTSDVIDFSYAEQDWRDSLLAAFPHEVAAIDRFQQTVLSICDSLPYLNNNKTFGEEGLFAHGQDVSLQAFVAELTQDFRLRAALCMHCLLHGTPPDQIPLRLHAAVVGPYCRSVHGVRGGGEQLSQAFDDCLQQAGVDLFCSSTVTAMSVGHEGEIAGVLLASGQQLVAKQVIHAADPRLLLDWLDERCFRPVYRRRLAALQETQSALVLFGRSAQPVDALAGRNLYLADLQQGTQLFSGTIAQRPLYLSSAGQGCGIIGIMPEDYGRFKPWQNSCRGQRPDDYRHLKQQCCEQVLERIEQDVPEVAQALQQSFLATPLTLRDYLHYPHGAVYGISHQLAQYPLQVATRVRGLYLSGQALAAPGLMGAMVGAFYTCGTLLGHQRVAEELNQWH from the coding sequence TTGAATTATGACGCGGTGATCGTTGGTGGGGGGATCAGTGGTGCGACCTGTGCGCTGGTGTTGTCCCGCTTTGGTTGGCGCGTTGCCGTGGTTGAGCGGGAAGCTCATGTGACTCCGTTGCTGCGTGGTTTTTCGCGGCATGGCGTTCACCACGACACGGGCTTCCATTACGCTGGTGGCCTTGGCAAAGGAGAGGTGCTGGACCGCTTTTTGGGTTTTCTTGGTCTGAGCCGGAAGGTCGAGCTTTATCCTTTCAAAAAACAGGGGTTTGATCGGATCATTGACCGTTCTACGTCTGATGTCATTGACTTCAGTTACGCAGAGCAGGACTGGCGTGATTCACTGCTGGCTGCATTTCCACACGAAGTTGCTGCCATTGATCGCTTTCAGCAGACGGTGTTGTCTATTTGTGATTCTTTGCCGTATCTCAATAATAACAAGACCTTTGGCGAAGAAGGGTTATTTGCTCACGGTCAGGATGTCAGCCTGCAGGCGTTTGTTGCGGAATTAACGCAGGATTTTCGTTTGCGCGCGGCATTGTGTATGCATTGTTTACTGCATGGCACCCCCCCGGACCAGATTCCACTGCGTCTTCATGCGGCAGTGGTTGGCCCTTATTGTCGTTCGGTACATGGTGTTCGTGGCGGGGGTGAGCAGTTAAGTCAGGCGTTTGACGATTGTCTGCAACAGGCCGGTGTTGACCTGTTTTGCTCTTCTACGGTGACGGCCATGTCCGTGGGGCATGAGGGCGAGATTGCCGGTGTTCTTCTCGCCTCCGGGCAGCAACTTGTTGCCAAGCAGGTTATCCATGCTGCGGACCCGCGCCTGTTGCTTGACTGGCTCGATGAACGCTGTTTTCGTCCGGTGTATCGACGCCGTCTGGCCGCATTGCAGGAAACACAGTCTGCTCTGGTGTTGTTTGGTCGCAGTGCGCAACCCGTTGATGCGTTGGCGGGCCGGAATTTGTATTTGGCGGACCTTCAACAGGGAACGCAGTTGTTTTCCGGAACCATTGCTCAGCGCCCTTTGTACCTGTCCTCTGCCGGACAGGGCTGTGGCATCATCGGCATCATGCCGGAAGATTATGGGCGCTTTAAGCCCTGGCAAAACAGCTGTCGCGGCCAGCGTCCTGACGACTATCGGCACTTAAAACAGCAGTGCTGTGAGCAGGTTCTGGAGCGCATTGAACAGGATGTGCCGGAGGTCGCACAAGCGCTTCAGCAGTCGTTTCTGGCCACGCCGCTGACGTTGCGGGATTATTTGCACTACCCGCACGGCGCTGTGTATGGAATCAGCCATCAGTTGGCCCAATACCCCCTGCAGGTGGCCACTCGGGTGCGGGGACTCTATCTTTCGGGACAGGCCTTGGCGGCACCTGGATTGATGGGGGCGATGGTCGGTGCTTTTTATACCTGTGGCACCTTATTAGGACATCAACGCGTTGCAGAGGAGTTGAACCAGTGGCATTAA
- a CDS encoding beta-ketoacyl-[acyl-carrier-protein] synthase family protein, protein MALNRVVITGMGAVSPFGATVADLLSGLYEGRSAVAYYEALRQVQGLRSLVASRVHGIDPKQIARKHRRSMSKMSIYATLAATEAMAQAGIDEKLCASGELGVAVGSTVGSTEVTEAFFEDYFTDHSLERMKSTLFFQMMNHTCASNIAQTFNITGRLLAPSAACATGSQAIGYGYEMIAQGHQQMMLCGGADELHPLTCATFDVMHAASTAYNDQAQQTPRPFAADRDGMVCGEGSGVVVLESLDSALRRQANILGEVIGFATVSDPGNIANPDARVMAHCIRKALEAANIDAAQVDYVNAHATATEQGDIAESQAIGDVFDTPVAVSSLKGHLGHTMAASGALETIATVDMLQQGKLIPTLHLEDVDQRCCELNYIKKIEEKPLSFALKNNFALGGVNTSLVLRRYDHD, encoded by the coding sequence GTGGCATTAAACAGAGTTGTGATCACCGGGATGGGAGCCGTTTCTCCATTTGGCGCAACCGTTGCTGATCTGCTCAGCGGGCTGTATGAAGGACGAAGCGCTGTAGCTTATTATGAAGCGTTACGCCAGGTCCAGGGGTTGCGCAGTTTGGTGGCCAGTCGCGTTCACGGCATTGACCCAAAGCAGATTGCCCGCAAGCATCGCCGTTCTATGTCGAAAATGTCGATTTACGCCACGCTTGCGGCAACCGAGGCCATGGCGCAGGCCGGAATTGACGAAAAGCTCTGTGCGTCAGGCGAGCTGGGGGTGGCGGTCGGTTCCACTGTCGGCAGCACTGAAGTAACTGAAGCTTTTTTTGAAGACTATTTTACCGACCACAGCCTTGAACGGATGAAATCGACGCTGTTTTTTCAGATGATGAACCACACCTGTGCGTCCAACATTGCTCAAACGTTTAATATCACCGGTCGTCTCCTCGCGCCTTCGGCGGCCTGTGCCACAGGGAGTCAGGCGATCGGTTACGGCTATGAGATGATTGCTCAGGGCCATCAGCAGATGATGCTGTGTGGCGGTGCCGATGAACTGCATCCCTTGACCTGTGCCACCTTCGATGTGATGCATGCAGCTTCCACCGCCTACAATGATCAGGCGCAGCAGACGCCTCGACCCTTTGCCGCAGATCGCGACGGGATGGTGTGTGGTGAAGGCAGCGGTGTTGTCGTTCTTGAGTCGTTGGACTCCGCCCTTCGTCGTCAAGCCAATATCCTCGGTGAGGTGATTGGTTTTGCGACGGTTTCTGATCCGGGAAATATTGCCAATCCCGATGCACGGGTGATGGCGCACTGTATCCGTAAAGCCCTTGAGGCGGCAAATATTGATGCAGCCCAAGTCGATTACGTCAATGCTCATGCCACGGCAACGGAGCAGGGGGATATTGCTGAGAGTCAGGCTATTGGTGACGTGTTTGACACCCCCGTGGCCGTAAGCAGCCTCAAAGGACATCTTGGACACACCATGGCTGCCAGTGGTGCCTTGGAGACGATTGCCACTGTCGACATGCTTCAGCAGGGCAAACTGATACCGACTCTGCACCTTGAAGATGTTGATCAGCGTTGTTGTGAACTCAATTATATCAAGAAGATAGAAGAAAAACCTTTAAGTTTTGCATTAAAAAATAATTTTGCTCTTGGCGGGGTGAATACCTCACTGGTTTTAAGGAGATATGACCATGACTGA
- a CDS encoding phosphopantetheine-binding protein — MTEQEIITTVNTALAEEFELDLDEMTPDVSLYEDLGLDSLDTVDMVIVLEGAFKFKIREEADVKEIRTLGDIHAFVAKKLAAES, encoded by the coding sequence ATGACTGAACAGGAAATCATCACCACGGTCAATACGGCCCTGGCGGAAGAATTTGAACTCGATCTGGATGAAATGACCCCGGATGTATCACTGTATGAGGATCTGGGACTCGACAGTCTGGATACCGTAGATATGGTCATTGTTCTTGAAGGGGCGTTCAAGTTCAAGATTCGTGAAGAAGCCGATGTCAAAGAGATCCGCACTCTGGGTGATATCCACGCGTTTGTTGCCAAGAAACTTGCTGCCGAATCCTGA
- a CDS encoding lysophospholipid acyltransferase family protein: MNTYSLLHGIAMNVWIYSLLVLWTVLGLFLSPFQTAYLRLRHHWPVDRAVRHLIWLYGRGWLLLISPFVSFSREGLTASELPERCVFVINHLSFFDTYFMAALPHSDVTFAVRSWPFKMFWYRLFMRLANYLEVEDLSWQQTTERGKDILKNGGSVLFFPEGHRSRDGKIQRFYSGAFQLAVAAQCPVVPLCITGTDVLLPPGRKWLRPCRVQLQILAPVAVDDYQYEGGHLALKKKVKADMVEALEKMTVMQAAEVEVVSC; encoded by the coding sequence ATGAACACTTATTCTCTGCTGCACGGAATCGCCATGAATGTCTGGATCTATAGCCTGCTGGTTCTGTGGACGGTACTTGGTCTATTTTTGAGTCCATTTCAGACGGCCTATCTGCGTCTGCGTCATCATTGGCCCGTTGACCGCGCTGTGCGTCACCTTATCTGGCTGTATGGGCGTGGTTGGCTGTTGCTGATCTCCCCGTTTGTGTCATTTTCTCGCGAAGGATTGACAGCGTCGGAGCTTCCTGAGCGCTGTGTGTTTGTCATCAACCATCTGTCGTTTTTTGATACCTATTTCATGGCGGCATTGCCGCACAGCGACGTTACTTTTGCCGTGCGTTCCTGGCCTTTTAAAATGTTTTGGTATCGTCTGTTCATGCGTTTGGCCAACTATCTTGAAGTGGAAGATCTCAGCTGGCAACAAACCACGGAACGTGGCAAAGACATTTTGAAAAATGGCGGTTCCGTTCTGTTCTTTCCCGAGGGCCATCGCAGCCGCGATGGGAAAATACAACGTTTTTATTCCGGTGCCTTTCAACTTGCCGTGGCGGCCCAATGTCCCGTGGTCCCTTTATGTATTACCGGTACCGATGTATTGCTGCCGCCAGGCCGTAAATGGTTGCGTCCGTGCCGGGTTCAGTTGCAGATTCTTGCGCCGGTGGCTGTGGATGATTATCAGTATGAGGGGGGGCATCTGGCTTTAAAGAAGAAAGTCAAAGCGGACATGGTTGAAGCGTTGGAAAAAATGACGGTGATGCAGGCCGCCGAGGTTGAGGTGGTGTCATGTTGA
- a CDS encoding AMP-binding protein, with product MLSCSEQLAFAAPDVIREQQQMLLRQHVDYIAGHSRFYQRMAREYGIDLRDVRCYDDLAELPFTTKADLEQYGDEFLCVEERQVADICLTSGTTGLPVAFMQSRDDLERLSFNEQLAFTTAGLTADDRVLIAAAIDRCFMAGMAYFLGLKKIGSTVIRGGSSSVSVVAQLIERFRPNALVGVPTLFLALAQILRQKGIDPRQCGVKKLVCIGEPVRHQNLTLSVLGERLQDQWGAEVYGTYASTEMATTFVDCSCGCGGHLPPELMAVEIVDDQGKRVAAGQAGEVVATPLQVTGMPLLRFKTGDVATLYCDPCECGRNSWRIGPVLGRKNQMLKYRGTTVYPPAIFAVLQELKEVQAFYIEVRDDYALSDQIKVVVGSSCSELTSHHIEELLAARIRVKPEVVIEDVDTVRSQTMQEDKRKPVTFFDYRTSGVGGSVV from the coding sequence ATGTTGAGTTGCAGTGAACAACTGGCTTTTGCCGCCCCTGACGTGATCCGTGAGCAGCAGCAGATGTTGTTGCGGCAACATGTGGATTACATTGCCGGCCATTCCCGTTTTTATCAACGTATGGCGCGTGAGTATGGGATTGACCTTCGCGATGTCCGTTGTTATGACGACCTGGCCGAGCTGCCGTTTACCACCAAGGCCGATCTTGAGCAATACGGTGATGAGTTTCTCTGTGTTGAAGAACGTCAGGTGGCGGATATCTGTCTGACTTCCGGTACCACCGGCTTGCCCGTAGCGTTTATGCAGAGTCGTGACGATCTCGAACGGCTGTCATTTAATGAACAGTTGGCGTTTACCACTGCGGGGTTAACAGCGGACGACAGGGTGTTGATTGCAGCCGCCATTGATCGCTGTTTTATGGCTGGAATGGCGTATTTTCTCGGCTTGAAAAAGATCGGGTCCACGGTGATTCGAGGCGGGTCGAGTTCGGTTTCCGTGGTGGCGCAGTTGATTGAACGGTTTCGCCCAAACGCGCTGGTAGGTGTGCCGACGCTGTTTCTCGCCCTGGCTCAGATTTTGCGCCAAAAAGGGATCGACCCACGCCAGTGTGGCGTCAAAAAACTGGTGTGCATTGGTGAGCCGGTGCGTCATCAGAATTTGACGCTGTCTGTTTTGGGCGAACGTCTGCAAGACCAGTGGGGCGCGGAAGTTTACGGTACCTATGCCAGCACTGAAATGGCCACGACCTTTGTCGATTGCAGCTGTGGCTGTGGCGGTCATTTGCCACCCGAGCTGATGGCGGTTGAGATCGTTGACGATCAGGGAAAGCGTGTTGCCGCCGGTCAAGCCGGTGAAGTTGTGGCCACACCACTTCAGGTGACGGGCATGCCGTTATTGCGTTTCAAAACAGGTGATGTGGCGACGCTTTACTGTGATCCCTGTGAGTGTGGACGCAACAGTTGGCGGATTGGTCCGGTGTTGGGGCGTAAAAACCAAATGCTCAAGTATCGCGGAACCACGGTGTATCCCCCGGCGATCTTTGCGGTGTTGCAGGAGCTCAAAGAGGTTCAGGCGTTTTATATTGAAGTGCGCGACGATTATGCGCTGTCCGATCAGATTAAAGTGGTGGTTGGCAGCAGTTGCTCAGAGCTGACGTCGCATCATATTGAGGAGCTGTTGGCGGCACGCATTCGGGTCAAGCCCGAAGTGGTGATTGAGGATGTGGATACGGTGCGGAGCCAGACCATGCAGGAAGATAAACGTAAGCCGGTGACGTTTTTTGATTATCGCACTTCTGGTGTTGGTGGAAGTGTCGTTTAA